tggtaaaattttggtaattattattgccagctatgacttcccaattatcttccatcaaagtcctgaatggttccaattttgaggagtggATAGACTCTCTTACTGTGTCTCTTGCAATCATGAGACTCGATTATGCCCTGAGAACTGATAAACCCCCCGAGCCCATAACTGAGAGTGATGCTACTGCAAAAGCACTttatgaaaagtgggaggagtccaACAGATTGTGCCTGATTGTTATGAAGTATACTATGGACAAGACCATTAAGAAAAGTGTGCCttcaaaagaaaatgctaaggatTTTCTTACAGCTGTTAATACAaagtttaccaaatttgataaggcTGAGAAGGGAACATATTTAGAGTGGTTCTCATACACTCGATATGATGGTACAATTGGAGTACGTGAtcacattatgaaaatgacCAATTATGCTGCCACGTTGGGcgagatggaagtgaagatataTGATTCTTTCCTTGTATGGAAAATTATGCAATCACTTCCATCATCATTTGATACtcttaagacctcctataatGCACAAAAATTAGAGTGAAATCTTGAGGACATGACTTCCATATTGgtacaggaagaggaaagaaagaagaaggaaaaatttaattctgcttattttgtttccaataatggggtaagaagaaattcaagaaaaattggaaaggcaacaagctagaaaaatcaggaaaaatagaaaagaaaatcgATCAGAATCCGAAATCAAAGACTAAGGATTttaagggaaagtgtttcttcTGCAAAAAAGATGGACATATAAAGAAAGATTGCTATGGCTATAAGAAATGGCTTAAAAAGAAAGGTAcatctttagctctagtgtgtcttgAATCCAATCTTGTAGATGTTTCCCCTGATTCGTGGTGGATTGATACTGGAGCAACTATTCATATCACTAATTGTTTGTCGGAATTAAGAAGCAGgaggaaaccaagtgagggagaaatgATGATCTACATGGGAaatggagagaagaccaaagttgaatttataggagtagttagattacttttatccactggttttgttttgaatttgaatgatgtGGTTTATGTACCGTCGTTTAGACGAAAACTTGTTTCGGTATCTAAACTTTACAGTTGTGGTTACACTTTTAATATTGGCAATGGAAAACTTACTCTCTATTCTGGTTCTCTTATGGTGGATCTGCTTTATTATAtgatggtctttataaatttgatttggatattagttCTTCCAAATATGCCAACAGTTCTTCTGTTATAAATTATGTGGTTACAAATCCTAAACGTgctagattggatgaaaattcttctatgttgtggcataaaCGTTTAGGATATATTCCTAAACAGAGGATAAAACgattgattaaggatggtacacttcctcaattggattttttagattttggaatttgtattGATTGTATTAAGGGAaaacacactagagctaaaaagAAAGGTGCAACCAAGAAGGGTGAAGCATTGGAGCTGATTCATActgatatttgtggtccattcactcctactaccatgggtggatacagatattttattactttcatagatgatttttcccgttttggttttatttaccttattcaagaaaaatatgaatccttagatgctttcaaagtttttaaagcagtggtagaacttaaaagggaaaagaagataaaaagtgtgagatctGATCGAGGTGAAGAGTTTTATagtagatatgatgaaactggACGTAACCCTGGACCATTTACCagattcttacaagaatgtggtattgaCGCTCAGTACACTATACTTGGTTCGCCtgagcagaatggggtggctgaaaggagaaaccgtacccttatggatatggtgagaagcatgataagtaattcaactttacttgatttcttatggggtgatgctttgaaaacagcagtatatattttgaataaagtacctagcaagtctgttcccagaactccctatgaattgtggactagtaagaagtcaaatttatctcattttcatatatggggatgtgctgcagaggtgagaccttataatcctcagatgaggaagcttgatccaaggaccattagtggtcattttatcggttattctgaaagatcaagaggatatagattctattgtcctacacattctactagagtagtggaatcaaatcgggcagttttctttgaggatgatttagattttcagtctgcttaaccacgtaactttgtttttgaggaGGAACGTGTTCTTGTACCTATGCCTGTGACACTGTTGTCTATTGTATTACAGCCTCACATTGAATAAGAGAATGTCCCCACTCACGAACCTATGCAACCTATAGTGGTTGAGCTTgcaccccctgttgttgatgagattcaggaccatattgttgctgatgttcccttgaggaaatcagagagaactcgtaggcctaccatatctgatgactatgttgtttatttacaaaaacatgagtttgatattactttggattcagatccaatcagttttgaccaggctgccaatgatcccaattcatcaatgtggatgtttgccatgcaagatgaattgaattctatgtttgttaatgatgtttggaatttggttgaattaccaaaaggatgcagatcgattggttgtaaatggattttcaagaccaaacggaactctaaaggtgaaattgagcgTTATAAGGCTAGACTTGTAGCAAAAGGATTTAGCTAGAGAGAGggcatagattacaaggaaacattctcACTAGTCTCAACAAAAGATtccttcaaaatcatcatggctttagtagcacattttgatttggaacttcatcagatggatgttaaaacaactttcctaaatggagatcttgaagaggatgttCACATGCAACAACCCCTTGGCTTCAGGCAAGTTGATATAGAGCACCTTGTatgcaaacttaagaaatctatttatggtttgaaacaggcatctagacagtggtatcttaagttcgatgaagttatcacttcttgtggtttcaaagaaaatcttgtggatCAGTGTATTAAtctgaagatcagtgggagtaagttcattttccgtgtgctttatgttgatgatattcttcttg
The DNA window shown above is from Macadamia integrifolia cultivar HAES 741 unplaced genomic scaffold, SCU_Mint_v3 scaffold2365, whole genome shotgun sequence and carries:
- the LOC122066372 gene encoding uncharacterized protein LOC122066372, producing the protein MRLDYALRTDKPPEPITESDATAKALYEKWEESNRLCLIVMKYTMDKTIKKSVPSKENAKDFLTAVNTKFTKFDKAEKGTYLEWFSYTRYDGTIGVRDHIMKMTNYAATLGEMEVKIYDSFLVWKIMQSLPSSFDTLKTSYNAQKLE